From a region of the Alnus glutinosa chromosome 1, dhAlnGlut1.1, whole genome shotgun sequence genome:
- the LOC133863741 gene encoding xylan glycosyltransferase MUCI21-like, with translation MKRRDSITTVIACIAVVVLLYLVFQFNLLVIKNVTHSTTIKTQDKKRAEEISCDRAHNTYDICSINGPTVLDSTTSTFLLMNPTSSNPEKPLVEKVRPYARKTENLTMSRITEVTLLAGPPSPKCEIQHKAPAVVFSVGGYCATGNFFHEFNDGFIPLYITVNSMFPDQDVVLVISNARDWWISKYRELLRTFSKHPIIILDNDTATQCFPSASVGLISHGVMTIDPESIPNSKTFTHFHAFLGKAYHQNHPSISSCLPKSRPLLVLAGRNGSASRRLLNQNEVKLEAEKVGFDVTVFEPTPRTPLRESYALINSSHAMLGVHGAALTHSFFLRPRSIFVQVVPLGAEWVAEACFGRSARAMGIEYMEYKIKAEESSLIDKYSKDEMIIKDPVAFRGVNFSNHDAMRIYLKQQNVRLDIIRFREYLKEVYMKAKKFMDNEG, from the exons ATGAAGAGGAGAGACTCAATTACAACGGTGATCGCATGCATCGCAGTTGTAGTACTACTTTACTTGGTATTCCAGTTTAATTTATTGGTGATAAAAAATGTGACTCATTCAACGACTATTAAGACTCAAG ATAAAAAACGAGCAGAAGAAATCAGTTGTGATCGAGCCCACAATACCTACGACATCTGTTCAATCAACGGCCCAACAGTCTTGGATTCCACCACCTCCACATTCTTGCTAATGAACCCCACCAGCTCGAACCCAGAAAAGCCCCTGGTTGAAAAAGTTCGACCATACGCTCGCAAGACGGAGAATTTGACGATGTCTAGAATCACGGAGGTCACCCTCCTCGCGGGCCCACCAAGCCCAAAATGTGAAATCCAACACAAGGCTCCGGCCGTGGTATTCAGCGTTGGTGGGTATTGCGCCACCGGGAACTTCTTCCACGAGTTCAACGATGGTTTTATCCCCCTTTACATCACCGTCAATTCCATGTTCCCTGATCAAGATGTCGTACTTGTGATATCGAACGCTCGTGATTGGTGGATAAGCAAGTACAGAGAATTGTTACGCACTTTCAGCAAGCACCCTATCATAATCCTCGATAATGATACTGCCACCCAGTGCTTTCCCTCTGCTAGTGTGGGTTTGATATCACATGGTGTTATGACCATAGACCCTGAATCCATACCAAACTCAAAAACCTTCACCCATTTCCATGCCTTTCTCGGCAAAGCCTATCACCAGAATCATCCCTCTATATCCAGCTGCCTTCCAAAGTCCCGGCCACTTCTTGTGTTAGCTGGTCGCAATGGAAGCGCCAGCCGCCGGCTCTTGAACCAAAATGAAGTGAAACTTGAAGCAGAAAAGGTTGGTTTTGATGTGACTGTTTTTGAGCCAACGCCCAGGACCCCTCTGAGGGAATCTTATGCGTTAATAAATTCGAGTCATGCAATGCTCGGGGTACATGGCGCAGCTCTTACACATTCCTTCTTCCTCCGGCCTCGCTCG ATATTTGTGCAAGTGGTGCCGCTTGGGGCGGAATGGGTGGCAGAGGCTTGCTTTGGAAGGTCGGCAAGAGCAATGGGAATAGAGTACATGGAGTATAAGATAAAGGCGGAGGAGAGCAGCTTGATAGACAAGTATAGCAAGGATGAAATGATTATAAAAGACCCAGTTGCTTTCCGAGGAGTGAACTTTTCCAATCATGACGCTATGAGAATATACTTGAAGCAACAAAATGTTAGGTTGGATATTATAAGATTTAGGGAGTACTTGAAGGAAGTGTACATGAAGGCCAAGAAATTCATGGACAATGAGGGATAG
- the LOC133858629 gene encoding xylan glycosyltransferase MUCI21-like isoform X2, translating into MIDIGFASWVLKIRKIYQKKKLRSHSDMRRKDYSTMAIACIAIFLLVFLVFQFHLSSISRINATYSTINSQDRKRLVPKSVHNMKILTPPPQQSTRAEEISCDRAHYTYDICSINGPTVLDPIASTLFLKDPTSSTLQKPRVETVRPYTRKSENFTMSRIKEVTLVAGPRSPKCNIQHKAPALVFSAGGYTGNFFHEFNDGFIPLYITVNSIFPNQDVVLVISKARDWWINKYKELLQTFSKYPIINLDNDTTTHCFPFASVGMISHGFMTIDPAFIQNSKKFTNFRAFLGKAYDQNHKVQNLPKSRPLLVLVGRSGGVGRLLLNQNEVRLEAENVGFDVTLFEPTPRNPLKEAYALINSSHAMVGIHGAALTHSLFLRPGSVFVQVVPLGAEWVAKVCFERSARAMGLEYMEYRIKAEESSLIDKYSEDDMIVKDPVAFRGKNWSHKAMTIYLKEQNVKLDMVRFREYLKEAYTKAKKLMDREG; encoded by the exons ATGATAGATATTGGGTTTGCTAGCTGGGTTCTCAAAATTCGAAAAATCTACCAAAAAAAGAAGCTTCGATCACATAGCGATATGAGGAGGAAAGACTACTCAACAATGGCGATCGCATGCATCGCAATATTCCTACTAGTTTTCTTGGTATTCCAGTTTCATTTATCATCGATATCAAGAATAAATGCGACTTATTCAACCATTAATAGTCAAG ATAGAAAACGCTTGGTACCAAAATCAGTTCACAATATGAAAATACTCACTCCTCCACCTCAGCAATCAACTCGAGCAGAAGAAATCAGCTGCGACCGAGCCCACTATACCTACGACATTTGTTCAATCAACGGCCCAACAGTCCTGGACCCCATTGCCTCCACATTATTTCTGAAGGACCCCACTAGCTCGACCTTACAAAAGCCCAGGGTAGAAACAGTCCGACCATACACTCGCAAGTCGGAGAATTTCACAATGTCTAGAATCAAAGAGGTCACCCTCGTGGCAGGCCCACGAAGCCCAAAATGCAACATTCAACACAAGGCCCCGGCCCTGGTATTTAGTGCTGGAGGGTACACAGGGAACTTCTTCCATGAGTTCAACGATGGGTTCATCCCCCTTTACATCACCGTTAATTCAATCTTCCCTAATCAAGACGTCGTGCTTGTGATATCAAAGGCTCGTGATTGGTGGATCAACAAGTACAAAGAATTGTTACAGACTTTCAGCAAGTACCCTATTATAAACCTCGACAATGATACCACCACCCATTGCTTTCCTTTTGCAAGTGTGGGTATGATATCGCATGGTTTTATGACCATAGACCCAGCATTTAtacaaaactcaaaaaaattcaCCAATTTCCGTGCCTTCCTTGGTAAAGCCTACGACCAGAATCATAAGGTTCAAAACCTTCCAAAATCTCGACCACTTCTTGTGTTAGTAGGTCGTAGCGGCGGCGTTGGTCGCTTGCTCTTGAACCAAAATGAAGTGAGACTTGAAGCAGAAAATGTTGGTTTTGATGTGACTCTTTTCGAGCCAACACCTAGAAACCCTTTGAAAGAAGCCTATGCGTTAATAAATTCAAGCCATGCAATGGTCGGGATACACGGTGCAGCGCTTACACATTCGTTATTTCTTCGGCCTGGCTCGGTATTTGTGCAGGTGGTGCCGCTTGGGGCGGAGTGGGTGGCGAAGGTCTGCTTTGAAAGGTCGGCAAGAGCTATGGGGTTAGAGTACATGGAGTATAGGATAAAGGCGGAGGAAAGTAGCTTGATCGACAAATATAGCGAGGATGACATGATTGTGAAAGACCCCGTTGCTTTTCGAGGAAAGAACTGGTCCCATAAGGCTATGACCATATACTTGAAGGAACAAAATGTAAAGCTGGACATGGTAAGATTTAGGGAGTACTTGAAGGAAGCGTACACGAAGGCCAAGAAACTCATGGATAGGGAGGGATAG
- the LOC133858629 gene encoding xylan glycosyltransferase MUCI21-like isoform X1: protein MIDIGFASWVLKIRKIYQKKKLRSHSDMRRKDYSTMAIACIAIFLLVFLVFQFHLSSISRINATYSTINSQAADRKRLVPKSVHNMKILTPPPQQSTRAEEISCDRAHYTYDICSINGPTVLDPIASTLFLKDPTSSTLQKPRVETVRPYTRKSENFTMSRIKEVTLVAGPRSPKCNIQHKAPALVFSAGGYTGNFFHEFNDGFIPLYITVNSIFPNQDVVLVISKARDWWINKYKELLQTFSKYPIINLDNDTTTHCFPFASVGMISHGFMTIDPAFIQNSKKFTNFRAFLGKAYDQNHKVQNLPKSRPLLVLVGRSGGVGRLLLNQNEVRLEAENVGFDVTLFEPTPRNPLKEAYALINSSHAMVGIHGAALTHSLFLRPGSVFVQVVPLGAEWVAKVCFERSARAMGLEYMEYRIKAEESSLIDKYSEDDMIVKDPVAFRGKNWSHKAMTIYLKEQNVKLDMVRFREYLKEAYTKAKKLMDREG from the exons ATGATAGATATTGGGTTTGCTAGCTGGGTTCTCAAAATTCGAAAAATCTACCAAAAAAAGAAGCTTCGATCACATAGCGATATGAGGAGGAAAGACTACTCAACAATGGCGATCGCATGCATCGCAATATTCCTACTAGTTTTCTTGGTATTCCAGTTTCATTTATCATCGATATCAAGAATAAATGCGACTTATTCAACCATTAATAGTCAAG CTGCAGATAGAAAACGCTTGGTACCAAAATCAGTTCACAATATGAAAATACTCACTCCTCCACCTCAGCAATCAACTCGAGCAGAAGAAATCAGCTGCGACCGAGCCCACTATACCTACGACATTTGTTCAATCAACGGCCCAACAGTCCTGGACCCCATTGCCTCCACATTATTTCTGAAGGACCCCACTAGCTCGACCTTACAAAAGCCCAGGGTAGAAACAGTCCGACCATACACTCGCAAGTCGGAGAATTTCACAATGTCTAGAATCAAAGAGGTCACCCTCGTGGCAGGCCCACGAAGCCCAAAATGCAACATTCAACACAAGGCCCCGGCCCTGGTATTTAGTGCTGGAGGGTACACAGGGAACTTCTTCCATGAGTTCAACGATGGGTTCATCCCCCTTTACATCACCGTTAATTCAATCTTCCCTAATCAAGACGTCGTGCTTGTGATATCAAAGGCTCGTGATTGGTGGATCAACAAGTACAAAGAATTGTTACAGACTTTCAGCAAGTACCCTATTATAAACCTCGACAATGATACCACCACCCATTGCTTTCCTTTTGCAAGTGTGGGTATGATATCGCATGGTTTTATGACCATAGACCCAGCATTTAtacaaaactcaaaaaaattcaCCAATTTCCGTGCCTTCCTTGGTAAAGCCTACGACCAGAATCATAAGGTTCAAAACCTTCCAAAATCTCGACCACTTCTTGTGTTAGTAGGTCGTAGCGGCGGCGTTGGTCGCTTGCTCTTGAACCAAAATGAAGTGAGACTTGAAGCAGAAAATGTTGGTTTTGATGTGACTCTTTTCGAGCCAACACCTAGAAACCCTTTGAAAGAAGCCTATGCGTTAATAAATTCAAGCCATGCAATGGTCGGGATACACGGTGCAGCGCTTACACATTCGTTATTTCTTCGGCCTGGCTCGGTATTTGTGCAGGTGGTGCCGCTTGGGGCGGAGTGGGTGGCGAAGGTCTGCTTTGAAAGGTCGGCAAGAGCTATGGGGTTAGAGTACATGGAGTATAGGATAAAGGCGGAGGAAAGTAGCTTGATCGACAAATATAGCGAGGATGACATGATTGTGAAAGACCCCGTTGCTTTTCGAGGAAAGAACTGGTCCCATAAGGCTATGACCATATACTTGAAGGAACAAAATGTAAAGCTGGACATGGTAAGATTTAGGGAGTACTTGAAGGAAGCGTACACGAAGGCCAAGAAACTCATGGATAGGGAGGGATAG